ATCCCCGACTGGGCTTCCGTACCGGTAATGCGCCTGCCCTGATGGCCTTCCTGAAGGACTTCACGGCGGCGCAGGGTGTCGATCCGGTGCTGCGATCGATCCCCTTCATCGCCAGCAACGACTTCATGCAGCCGCAGCAGGCGCCTTTTTCGGACTATGGTAACACCCATATCTACCCGACGCCTGAATCCAAGATCCAGGACCGCCTGGCCAGCTTCAAGACCAGGATCGCCCAGGGCAAGAACAGCCAAGGGGTGATTACCGAATGGGGCCGCACGACGGGGGGCAGCTCCAAGAACGTGACCTCGCCGCCGGTAACTCTCGCGAAGCAGGCCGAACTTCTTTCGACCGACATCGCCGCTGCCCTGAGCAAGCCTTTCGTCCACACGATCAGCATCTACGAGCTGTTTTCGTG
The DNA window shown above is from Novosphingobium sp. P6W and carries:
- a CDS encoding calcium-binding protein; this encodes MVQGRPQDTGSVYKLGNIMTALDKLGGVRKMRCREPFTGTAGWATYVGLARAGVKFSFTLSGRDIARTIADMKAFLAVVPGSIWAIEGPNEPDLNPMTYHGVTDPRLGFRTGNAPALMAFLKDFTAAQGVDPVLRSIPFIASNDFMQPQQAPFSDYGNTHIYPTPESKIQDRLASFKTRIAQGKNSQGVITEWGRTTGGSSKNVTSPPVTLAKQAELLSTDIAAALSKPFVHTISIYELFSWSGTSEMNNFGLFNADLSPRPAVAAIKAVIT